CCGCTCCGGCGATGCCTAGGGCCGATCGATCATCCCCTTCAGCCGTCTTGCAGGCGCTGAGAATCAGCAGTTCCAAGCGGTCCTCGGGGGATTGCTGATGCCGACGGAAGACACGTCCCAACTCATCGATATTGACGCGACCGTCAGCAGCCAGGATATAAGTGCTGTCGCGGCTACCACTGAATTGGCCGTGGGTCGCTAGGTGCACGATGGTGTAGTCATCTTGCATCAGGTCTCGTTGCAGAGTTGCTTTCGTAAAGGCCCCATCTCGGATGAAGGTGCCGGAAAAGCCGGCCGCCTGGATTCTGTCCAACTCAACATTGACATTGGGCAATGGGACATAGTTATTGGCTTCTTCCGAAGGGGGGGTGGTGAGACCGGCCGCTAGAACAGACAGGTCATCGGGCTCCGGCAGTGGTTGCGGATCCCGCAATTCCAGTCCCAACATTAGTGACATGGCATAGGTGCGCAGGAGAAAGTCGCGCCCGTCGTGGAGGGCGGCCATGGGCACCAGGCGTAATGGCCCATCCAGCACGAAGAGCAGCGTTTTAATCGTCTCTGGGGATAGATAGCCCTGCTCGACCGCCGGTTGCAGTAGCCACTGGTAAAGCGTTTGGCCATTCGTTTGAACCTCGGTTAACCCCTGCAGTGAACCCCGCTGTAGATTTCGCCGCAGTTGGACCAGGGTGTTGCCAAGGGTCGCTTGGGGCACCGGCGACGCGTAGTGAACCAACGCCGGCTGGCGAGGGAGCTTGAGAATCACCTCCAGACGATCGTCTAGCAAGATCGAGTAAACCACGGCGGCCGTGGGATCCCCTTGATCGACGGCCTGATCGATGTTGACGGTGGTTTCGACACAGGCGGCCTGGAAAAAGTTTTCCAATTCCGCTATCCGTAGGGCTTCCATGACGGTGCGAGCCTGTTCTAGATTGGTCTGGCTAATCCGGGACTGGTGGGCCTTATGGTGGGCAATGGTGCCATCGACGGGGGTCAGCAGCAGGTCCACCAGGTCTCGATAGACCGGTTCGACGCTTTCCCGGAAGGAAAACCGTACGTCTGGATTGGCGGCCACCAGATCATTCCGCAGGGTTCGCAGGGAATCAAAGGCCTGTTTGTAGGCACCAATGGCTCCCTGGGTGTATCCCTGGGCCTTGAAGATACGCCCCAGCTGCCATTGCCAGCGATAGCTGATGTCGTCGGCTCGCAGGGCTTGAGACAGGGCCAGGGCCTGCCGTGAAAACTGCTCGGCAGATCGCCAATGGGCTCTCTGTTCATACAGCTTACCCAGAGTGCCCAGGACAAAGGAGTGCGATCGCATGTCTCCCAGGTCCTCCGCCTGGGCCTGGGCCGTCAGCAACAGGGCCTCGATATCCTGCCAGGGGGGGGTCTGAGTCTGGGTGTTTTGCTTCAGGGTGATTAAACTATCGGCCAGCTTGACATGGCCGTAAATGGCCGGACGGCCAGGGGGGAGTTGGCTGAGGCTGACTTCCACACTGGGATAAAACTGCAGGGCCGATGTCCATTGAGCAATGGTCGGGGACGTCAACAGCGCCAGGGTATTCAGCCGAGCCTGGGCGGCAATGGCCGCCGTATTCATGGCGGCGGCGGCTCGATAGGCTTGCAGCGCAGCATTGGCATGGTCTAAGGCTGCCCGCCCTTGCCGTTGATCGAAGGCCACGACGAAGCGGCTCTGCTCCAGGTTGCCCAGACTCAGCTGGGCTGCCGCCACCTGCTCAGGGAGGTTGAGTTCTGCCGCCAGGGCCAGGCTGCGACGCAGGATATCTTCCGCCTCGGCCAGATTTCCGTTGGTCCTAAAGGCATCCCCCAACCACTGCAGGGTTTGGACCTTGGCGATGGAATCGGGCTGATCCTGTAGGAAGGCTTGTAATTCCTGTAACGTTAGCAGCACCCGACGGTACAACCCTTTAGCCCGAAAGACTTGAACTTGATGGATACGGCTAAGCATCTGCCGTTGAACATCGCCGGCCTGTTTATACGCCGCCTCGCTCCGCTGCCAGCTCTCCAGGGCGGCCTCTAACTCGCCCTGGGAAAATTGCAATTGCCCCTGCACATCGTAAATCTGGGCCTGGACCATGAGGGGCACCGAAGGCTGCTCCGCCAGGAGTGTACGCGCTGTGGTCAAATCGGCGGTGGCGGCATCCCATGCCCCCCCAGCTTTTGATGGGCCAGGGAGAGATTACTCAGGGTAATTGCTGCCTGGAGGGGGTTTCCCTGATCCAGATACAGCTGTTGTAGATCTCGGAGTAACGAGGCCGCGGCTTGATAGTCACCGTTGTCGTAGTGGGCTTTGGCCTGATGCCGCAGATCCTGGGGGAGATTGGGCCACCTCAGGAGAGGCCACGGCTAACATATCTGAGGTCGACGGGGACAGGTCTTGCTGGGCAATGGCCGGACTCAGCAGCACACAGAAAACGATCGTCACGGCCCCCAG
This portion of the Halomicronema hongdechloris C2206 genome encodes:
- a CDS encoding CHAT domain-containing protein, producing the protein MTTARTLLAEQPSVPLMVQAQIYDVQGQLQFSQGELEAALESWQRSEAAYKQAGDVQRQMLSRIHQVQVFRAKGLYRRVLLTLQELQAFLQDQPDSIAKVQTLQWLGDAFRTNGNLAEAEDILRRSLALAAELNLPEQVAAAQLSLGNLEQSRFVVAFDQRQGRAALDHANAALQAYRAAAAMNTAAIAAQARLNTLALLTSPTIAQWTSALQFYPSVEVSLSQLPPGRPAIYGHVKLADSLITLKQNTQTQTPPWQDIEALLLTAQAQAEDLGDMRSHSFVLGTLGKLYEQRAHWRSAEQFSRQALALSQALRADDISYRWQWQLGRIFKAQGYTQGAIGAYKQAFDSLRTLRNDLVAANPDVRFSFRESVEPVYRDLVDLLLTPVDGTIAHHKAHQSRISQTNLEQARTVMEALRIAELENFFQAACVETTVNIDQAVDQGDPTAAVVYSILLDDRLEVILKLPRQPALVHYASPVPQATLGNTLVQLRRNLQRGSLQGLTEVQTNGQTLYQWLLQPAVEQGYLSPETIKTLLFVLDGPLRLVPMAALHDGRDFLLRTYAMSLMLGLELRDPQPLPEPDDLSVLAAGLTTPPSEEANNYVPLPNVNVELDRIQAAGFSGTFIRDGAFTKATLQRDLMQDDYTIVHLATHGQFSGSRDSTYILAADGRVNIDELGRVFRRHQQSPEDRLELLILSACKTAEGDDRSALGIAGAAVQAGASSTIATLWSVDDEASVYFTETLYQHLGQPGVSRAEALRRAQVALFDRYGGRPRFWAPYVLVGSWR